Proteins encoded within one genomic window of Sebastes fasciatus isolate fSebFas1 chromosome 18, fSebFas1.pri, whole genome shotgun sequence:
- the LOC141756311 gene encoding uncharacterized protein LOC141756311, whose protein sequence is MNLWTLLTLIALAECAHSCPDLCSCSFTPEVVCSTSSLTHFPVDGLPSNTTRLSIQSTNLSSITASHLSVVPLLTNLQLYHSNLSSLPSDLLKDVPHLNTLDLTGNQLVRLPPNIFSNVSLRSLVLKNNLIEKADAEWFPGNSSVTLLDLANNRLTVVPVAMLQRLPNLEDLDLSDNNLQELQPDALKNLHHLERLNLAGNKLSSLKPTTFTHNLKLSHLFLQENQLQELPATLLQGLLNLELLLLNQNQLQHSPSGLLDDKNSSFRVILIGNPWMCDERMEYLWKWLTVHPQNVIFLEEVTCAGPEALKHRQVVSLTDSELGLHKTQNE, encoded by the coding sequence ATGAACTTGTGGACGCTCCTGACTCTCATTGCTCTGGCTGAGTGCGCCCACTCTTGTCCAGATCTGTGCTCCTGTTCCTTTACACCAGAGGTGGTGTGCAGCACAAGCTCCCTGACACATTTCCCTGTGGACGGTTTACCCTCCAACACCACTCGACTATCCATCCAATCCACCAACCTCAGCAGTATCACAGCCAGCCATTTGAGTGTCGTGCCCCTTTTAACCAACCTCCAGCTGTATCACAGCAACCTGAGTAGCCTTCCTTCAGATCTACTGAAGGACGTTCCTCACTTGAACACGTTGGATCTGACAGGAAATCAGCTGGTTCGTCTTCCTCCAAATATCTTCAGCAACGTCTCACTTCGTAGTCTCGTGCTGAAGAATAATCTGATTGAAAAAGCTGATGCTGAGTGGTTTCCCGGCAACAGTAGCGTCACCCTGTTGGACTTGGCTAATAACCGTTTAACGGTTGTACCCGTCGCTATGCTTCAGAGGCTGCCCAATCTGGAGGATCTAGACTTGAGTGACAACAATCTGCAAGAGCTCCAACCTGACGCCCTGAAGAACCTGCACCACCTGGAGAGGCTGAATCTCGCTGGTAACAAATTAAGCTCCCTGAAGCCAACAACCTTCACCCACAACCTGAAACTATCTCATCTATTTTTGCAGGAGAATCAGCTCCAAGAGCTGCCAGCGACCCTCCTCCAGGGTCTCCTAAATCTTGAACTTCTGCTGCTGAATCAGAATCAGCTGCAGCATTCCCCCTCGGGGCTGCTGGACGACAAGAATTCCTCTTTCCGGGTGATCTTAATAGGAAACCCCTGGATGTGCGATGAGAGGATGGAGTATCTGTGGAAGTGGCTCACTGTGCATCCTCAAAATGTTATCTTTTTGGAGGAGGTGACGTGTGCAGGGCCTGAAGCCCTTAAACACCGACAAGTGGTCTCTTTGACCGACAGTGAGCTCGGACTTCACAAGACTCAAAATGAGTGA
- the LOC141756310 gene encoding uncharacterized protein LOC141756310: MKSWCTLAFLWLAYFSHGTLSCPPLCKCYHRRAELVCNQVPLTEYPSEGLPKNTTMLTIQFTNITSISEQDLNATPLLKGLHLYSNHLKSLSSHLLRGVPHLDTLDLTGNKLSDLPADVFSHAPLRNLVLKNNQIEKADAEWLPGNSSITWLDLSGNRLTKIPTALLQKLPHLDNLDLTNNRLETISANSLDPLTKLERLNLQNNKLDTLDASILQSNRNLTYLFLSRNKLNKLPQNLFQGLTQLKLLTLDDNQLSHIPAGLLDPLSSLDEEGLDLTANPWLCDGEVEYLWRWLQKNKKKVFLPETVTCAGPQALVGRSVMSLTESELNLQS, encoded by the coding sequence ATGAAGTCCTGGTGCACCCTTGCTTTCCTCTGGTTGGCATATTTCAGCCATGGAACTCTGTCGTGCCCGCCACTTTGCAAATGCTACCACAGAAGGGCTGAGCTGGTCTGCAATCAGGTTCCCCTGACAGAGTACCCCTCCGAGGGTCTCCCGAAGAACACCACCATGCTGACCATCCAGTTCACGAACATCACCTCCATCTCGGAGCAGGACCTGAACGCCACGCCCCTGCTGAAGGGACTCCACCTGTACAGCAACCATCTGAAGagcctctcctctcatctcctcagAGGCGTCCCTCACCTCGACACTTTGGATCTCACGGGAAACAAGCTATCTGACCTGCCAGCGGATGTCTTCAGCCACGCCCCGCTCCGCAACTTGGTGCTGAAGAATAATCAGATTGAAAAAGCGGATGCCGAGTGGCTCCCTGGTAACAGCAGCATCACCTGGTTGGACTTATCTGGGAACAGATTGACGAAGATCCCAACCGCTCTGCTTCAGAAGCTGCCCCACCTGGACAACCTGGACCTTACCAACAACCGTCTGGAGACGATCTCTGCAAATTCTCTGGACCCGCTGACCAAACTTGAGAGGCTGAACCTGCAAAACAACAAGCTGGACACCCTGGATGCGTCTATACTCCAGAGCAACCGTAACCTCACCTATCTGTTCCTCTCTCGGAATAAGCTCAACAAACTCCCCCAAAACCTTTTCCAGGGGCTCACTCAGCTCAAACTCCTGACTCTGGATGACAACCAGCTGAGCCACATCCCTGCAGGTCTGCTGGACCCTCTGAGCTCCCTGGACGAGGAGGGGCTGGACCTGACCGCCAACCCGTGGCTGTGTGATGGGGAGGTGGAGTACCTCTGGAGGTGGCTgcagaagaacaagaagaaggtCTTCCTGCCTGAGACCGTCACGTGTGCCGGACCGCAGGCTCTGGTTGGGCGCTCAGTCATGTCACTGACAGAAAGTGAACTAAACCTCCAGTCTTAA